A genomic segment from Nitrospira sp. encodes:
- a CDS encoding phosphate ABC transporter, ATP-binding protein PstB, with translation MEVQSTNLTATAPLLTVRPAALQPRIARGQQTMASPVDAKILVRNLDVYYGQRQALFHVALTVRSHSVTSFIGPSGCGKSTLLRCLNRMNDLVEGARAVGRVELDGADIYDSDIDVTDLRKRVGMVFQKSNPFPKSIYDNVAYGPRIHGTKDKRTLDELVHHSLQGAGLWDEVKDRLAQSALSLSGGQQQRLCIARALAVRPEVILMDEPCSALDPIATGKIEELIFTLKDTYTVIIVTHNMQQAARVSDQCGFFLMGELVEFGDTKTIFTTPRDKRTEDYITGRFG, from the coding sequence ATGGAAGTGCAGTCTACCAACCTGACGGCGACGGCACCGCTCCTCACGGTCCGTCCGGCCGCTCTTCAGCCGCGTATCGCCCGTGGTCAGCAAACGATGGCCTCCCCCGTGGATGCCAAGATCCTGGTCCGGAACCTGGATGTTTATTATGGTCAACGGCAAGCCCTGTTCCATGTGGCGCTCACGGTGCGGAGCCATTCGGTCACCTCGTTCATCGGCCCTTCCGGTTGTGGAAAGTCCACGTTGCTGCGTTGCCTGAATCGCATGAACGACCTGGTGGAAGGCGCGCGTGCCGTGGGGCGGGTGGAACTCGACGGTGCCGATATTTACGACTCCGACATCGATGTGACCGACCTCAGGAAGCGCGTGGGCATGGTCTTCCAGAAATCGAATCCCTTTCCCAAATCAATTTACGACAACGTGGCCTACGGTCCGCGTATACACGGCACCAAGGACAAGCGGACGCTGGACGAACTGGTTCACCATAGCTTGCAAGGGGCAGGACTCTGGGACGAGGTCAAGGATCGACTCGCACAGAGCGCCCTGAGCCTGTCCGGAGGTCAACAACAACGACTGTGTATCGCGCGCGCATTGGCCGTGCGACCGGAAGTCATTCTCATGGACGAACCCTGCTCCGCGCTCGACCCGATCGCGACCGGCAAGATCGAGGAATTGATTTTTACATTGAAGGACACCTACACCGTGATCATCGTCACGCACAATATGCAGCAGGCCGCGAGGGTGTCCGACCAATGCGGATTTTTTCTGATGGGAGAGTTGGTGGAGTTCGGGGATACGAAAACGATCTTCACCACCCCTCGGGACAAGCGGACGGAAGATTACATCACCGGTCGGTTCGGATGA
- a CDS encoding Phosphate transport system regulatory protein PhoU yields the protein MQRHFDQDLTHLKRQLLRMGGLVESQIHQALQALVDRNSDLASTIIEQDHDVNALDVEIDDLCIRLLALQQPTARDLRFVTTGMKISSELERMGDLADNIARRVLELNGEPQLKPYIDIPRMADWTMRMVKACLDAFVNSDPTLARKVCRDDDFVDDLNEQLFRELLSFMLEDTRTITRAIRLTFVAKSLERIADHATNIAELVVYMVEGKNIRHVAPSVNC from the coding sequence ATGCAACGACATTTCGACCAAGACCTCACCCACCTCAAGCGACAATTGCTCCGGATGGGCGGACTCGTGGAATCGCAGATCCACCAGGCCCTGCAGGCCCTGGTGGATCGGAACTCCGACCTGGCCTCCACCATCATCGAGCAGGACCACGATGTCAATGCGCTCGACGTGGAGATCGACGACCTCTGCATCCGATTGCTGGCCCTCCAGCAACCCACGGCCCGCGACCTCCGTTTCGTCACGACGGGCATGAAGATCTCGTCCGAGCTCGAGCGTATGGGTGATCTGGCGGACAACATCGCCCGGCGGGTGCTGGAGCTGAACGGCGAACCGCAACTGAAGCCCTATATCGACATCCCGCGCATGGCCGATTGGACGATGCGGATGGTCAAGGCCTGTCTGGATGCCTTCGTGAATTCCGACCCGACGCTGGCGCGGAAGGTCTGCAGGGACGACGATTTCGTGGATGATCTGAACGAACAGTTGTTTCGAGAACTCCTCTCCTTTATGCTGGAGGACACGCGGACGATTACCCGCGCGATCCGGCTGACCTTCGTCGCGAAATCGCTCGAACGGATCGCCGATCACGCGACCAACATCGCGGAACTCGTCGTCTATATGGTCGAAGGCAAGAACATCCGACACGTCGCTCCCTCCGTCAATTGCTAG
- a CDS encoding Exopolyphosphatase has product MPKLAVLDIGTNSIHMVLAEVQPDYSYKILDRFKDMTRLGDGVFTSRRLSDQAMMRGLEVIRNLVTLARNKGYERIEGVATSAVREARNGGEFLDHVAQQTGLTVRVITGAEEARLIFLGVQNSVALPELPTLVIDIGGGSVELIVGNRETVFHARSLKLGAIRLKDLYLTKTPPPKAMQQALEEAVTGQLKSALGPYKTRKVEQIIATSGMAANLAEVIHLQRTGRPLPQLNLAKVSAKEVAAVEKRLADAPLKTRLAIPGLDPKRVDTLLPAAVVLRVLLELLQKDEITICDKAIREGIIYDFIQRHHEGIQAERDIPDVRKRNILALARRCHVSETHALHVAGLALRLFDHTKSLHGFGQRERQWLEFAAILHDIGYLINSRQHHKHAYYLIKHSDLSGFTADEIDLVANVARYHRRAVPHRKHDEFSRLPEGTKRVVKVLSALLRIADGLDRSQFSVVQNVDVAIGKTVVMTLHLSGDAELEIWAARGRSDLFEKVFKRPVQFTAASQEDEAP; this is encoded by the coding sequence ATGCCCAAGCTTGCCGTTCTGGACATCGGCACCAATTCCATCCATATGGTGTTGGCCGAAGTCCAACCGGACTATTCCTACAAGATCCTCGACCGCTTCAAAGACATGACCCGTCTGGGCGACGGGGTCTTCACCTCACGTCGCCTGTCCGACCAAGCCATGATGCGCGGGTTGGAGGTGATCCGGAACCTCGTCACGCTCGCCCGGAACAAGGGCTACGAGCGGATCGAGGGCGTGGCGACCAGCGCGGTGCGCGAGGCGCGCAACGGCGGCGAGTTTCTGGATCATGTCGCGCAGCAAACCGGCCTGACCGTGCGGGTCATCACCGGCGCGGAAGAAGCGCGTCTGATCTTTCTCGGCGTGCAGAACAGCGTCGCCTTGCCGGAACTGCCGACGCTCGTGATCGACATCGGGGGCGGTTCGGTCGAGCTGATCGTCGGCAATCGGGAGACGGTCTTCCATGCCCGCAGCCTCAAGCTGGGGGCGATTCGGTTGAAGGACCTCTATCTGACGAAAACGCCGCCGCCCAAGGCGATGCAGCAGGCATTGGAAGAGGCCGTCACCGGCCAACTCAAGAGCGCGCTCGGTCCCTATAAGACCAGGAAGGTGGAGCAGATCATCGCCACGTCCGGAATGGCCGCCAACCTGGCGGAGGTGATCCATTTGCAACGCACGGGCCGTCCGTTGCCGCAGCTGAACTTGGCGAAAGTTTCCGCCAAGGAAGTCGCCGCGGTCGAAAAACGTCTGGCCGACGCCCCGCTCAAAACACGCCTGGCCATTCCGGGCCTCGATCCCAAACGGGTGGACACCTTGCTTCCCGCCGCCGTGGTGCTCAGGGTTCTGCTGGAGCTGCTGCAGAAGGATGAGATCACGATTTGCGACAAAGCCATCAGGGAAGGCATCATCTACGACTTTATCCAGCGGCACCACGAAGGGATTCAGGCGGAACGAGACATTCCCGATGTCCGCAAACGCAACATCCTCGCCTTGGCCCGTCGCTGCCACGTCTCTGAGACCCACGCGCTCCATGTCGCCGGTCTGGCGTTGCGCCTCTTCGACCACACCAAATCTCTGCATGGATTCGGACAACGGGAGCGGCAATGGTTGGAGTTCGCCGCGATCCTGCACGACATCGGCTATCTGATCAATTCGCGGCAGCATCACAAACATGCCTACTATCTGATCAAGCACAGTGATCTTTCCGGATTCACCGCCGATGAAATCGATCTGGTGGCGAATGTCGCGCGTTATCACCGCCGGGCCGTGCCCCATCGAAAACACGACGAGTTTTCACGGTTGCCGGAAGGGACGAAACGCGTCGTCAAGGTGCTGTCCGCCCTGCTCCGCATCGCCGACGGCCTGGACCGCAGCCAATTCTCGGTGGTGCAGAACGTCGATGTCGCGATCGGCAAGACCGTGGTCATGACTCTGCACCTGTCCGGTGATGCCGAGCTGGAAATTTGGGCCGCGAGGGGACGCAGCGATTTGTTCGAGAAGGTCTTCAAGCGGCCGGTTCAGTTCACAGCGGCGTCCCAGGAGGACGAGGCTCCATGA
- a CDS encoding Thymidylate kinase, with translation MIDQPPAPAGAHPYPGKLIIVEGIDGSGKSTQLQLLQKWLESQGHKVFFTEWNSSNLVRDTTKRGKKSKSLTPTTFSLLHATDFASRLYHEILPPLKAGMLVLADRYMYTAFARDVVRGVSPSWVRKLYSFAIRPDLAFYFNVPIDVAMDRLLGGTRAQLKYYEAGMDLGLSQDIHESFLLFQSRILTEYDKIVHEFGLTVMDATKDITAQQTDMRAMVSAALAQYKPRRGTHGRRTLFWRRFDVSKSE, from the coding sequence ATGATCGACCAACCTCCTGCTCCGGCCGGCGCCCATCCCTATCCAGGAAAACTCATCATCGTCGAAGGCATCGACGGGTCGGGAAAGAGCACCCAACTGCAGCTCCTGCAAAAGTGGCTCGAATCCCAGGGACACAAGGTCTTTTTCACCGAATGGAACTCCTCGAACCTCGTCCGTGATACGACGAAACGTGGCAAGAAGAGCAAGAGCCTGACGCCGACCACCTTCAGCCTCCTCCATGCGACGGACTTTGCCAGCCGCCTGTACCATGAGATTCTCCCGCCGCTGAAGGCCGGTATGCTCGTCCTGGCCGACCGCTACATGTACACGGCCTTCGCGCGCGACGTGGTGCGGGGGGTGTCGCCCTCCTGGGTGCGCAAGCTCTACAGTTTTGCGATCAGGCCCGATTTGGCCTTTTATTTCAACGTGCCCATCGATGTCGCGATGGATCGCCTACTCGGCGGCACCAGGGCGCAACTGAAGTATTACGAAGCCGGCATGGATTTGGGGCTGAGTCAGGACATCCACGAAAGTTTCCTGCTGTTCCAGTCGCGCATCTTGACCGAGTACGACAAGATCGTGCATGAATTCGGATTGACCGTCATGGATGCGACGAAGGATATCACGGCGCAACAGACCGACATGCGAGCGATGGTGAGCGCCGCCCTGGCGCAGTACAAACCACGAAGAGGAACCCATGGCCGGCGGACGTTATTTTGGCGACGGTTTGACGTATCTAAATCCGAGTGA
- a CDS encoding Thymidylate kinase, which translates to MTYLNPSDLKGKLIAIEGADGVGRSTHIESLQEWLEVQGYGVVTTGWTRSNLMSKAIEMAKQGNILDRWSFSLLYATDFADRLEHQIVPALRSGFIVLADRYIYTAFARDLVRSGDRQWIRDVFGFALIPDLVCYLRIDVETLALRVIESKGMNYWESGMDLRLGGDLYDSFKKYQGLLIEEFDKMAEEFRFRVIDARKSPEEIQDELRATIQPLLSDTPVHTSPRIGTAEGPVV; encoded by the coding sequence TTGACGTATCTAAATCCGAGTGACCTGAAGGGCAAACTGATCGCGATCGAGGGGGCCGACGGGGTCGGGCGCTCGACCCATATCGAATCCCTTCAGGAGTGGCTGGAGGTGCAGGGGTACGGAGTCGTCACCACCGGATGGACGAGATCGAACCTCATGTCGAAGGCCATTGAAATGGCCAAGCAAGGCAACATTCTCGACCGCTGGTCGTTCAGTTTGCTGTATGCCACGGACTTCGCCGATCGATTGGAACACCAGATCGTTCCGGCGCTGCGCTCGGGCTTCATCGTGCTCGCCGATCGATACATTTATACTGCGTTCGCCCGAGATCTCGTGCGCAGCGGAGACCGGCAATGGATCAGGGATGTGTTCGGCTTTGCGCTGATTCCCGACCTGGTCTGTTACCTGCGCATCGATGTCGAGACGTTGGCGTTGCGGGTGATCGAGAGTAAGGGCATGAACTACTGGGAATCGGGGATGGACCTGCGGCTCGGCGGGGACCTGTACGACAGTTTCAAAAAATATCAAGGCCTGTTGATCGAAGAGTTCGACAAGATGGCCGAAGAGTTCAGGTTTCGGGTGATCGATGCGCGGAAGTCTCCCGAAGAGATCCAGGACGAATTGCGCGCCACCATTCAGCCTCTGCTGTCAGACACCCCCGTCCATACCTCGCCGAGGATCGGGACAGCCGAAGGCCCCGTCGTGTGA
- a CDS encoding Two-component transcriptional response regulator, OmpR family, translated as MGLEIIQIVEDDQSQARLLDQILRQASFRTNVAFDGPSGMQDVWRIKPALIVTDDNLPGITGREICRRLRQDPSTKHIPILVLSGYSSEERRAEALDGGADDFIVKPYGAAELIARVRALLRRSRQGQDEDLAEDLVLADNLYVAVYRGKQMTLTTHEWKALRRLASTVGQVVPREELKTLLWGDDELLHDVELDHCLQQLNRKLGREGAMVGQVSSVSGGGYRLTPGPSGIVEA; from the coding sequence ATGGGGCTCGAAATCATCCAGATTGTCGAAGACGACCAAAGCCAGGCCCGGTTGCTGGATCAAATCCTGCGACAGGCGTCCTTTCGCACCAATGTCGCCTTCGATGGACCGTCCGGGATGCAGGATGTCTGGCGCATCAAGCCTGCCTTGATCGTGACCGACGACAACCTTCCCGGCATCACGGGGCGGGAGATCTGCCGGCGCTTACGGCAAGACCCCTCCACCAAACACATTCCCATCCTCGTCTTGTCGGGATATTCGTCTGAAGAACGCCGAGCGGAAGCCCTGGACGGCGGCGCCGATGATTTCATCGTCAAGCCGTACGGGGCCGCCGAACTCATCGCGCGGGTCCGAGCGTTATTGCGTCGTTCCAGACAGGGGCAGGATGAAGACCTGGCCGAAGACCTCGTCTTGGCCGACAATCTCTATGTCGCGGTCTATCGTGGAAAACAGATGACGCTCACCACCCACGAGTGGAAGGCCTTGCGTCGATTGGCGAGCACGGTCGGACAGGTCGTCCCTCGGGAAGAACTCAAGACGCTGTTATGGGGCGACGACGAACTCCTGCATGACGTCGAACTCGACCATTGTTTACAACAGCTCAACCGAAAGCTGGGAAGGGAGGGGGCGATGGTCGGACAGGTTTCCTCGGTCTCGGGCGGAGGCTATCGATTGACCCCTGGTCCGTCCGGCATAGTCGAAGCCTGA
- a CDS encoding Tyrosine-protein kinase EpsD yields MEWFQAALDRYKQQHQSQNRPSSRSARSQPMRAVPATIVYTRTRSVQVPESVLREQRILAGFDAGPFVDAFKILRTQILHRVREKGWNVIGVTSPGAGEGKTFTAVNLAASLVMDVTQSVLLVDANLRHPTVHEMFDLKSCRGLADYLLDDVPIEQLLINPGIGRFVFLPGGHAVSHSAEALTSPKMIALVEEFKHRYQSRMILFDLPPLLEASDVLAFAPYLDALLLVVQEGRTKVEDVERSLALVKQAVPVLGTVVNKIGYSTATPDGMKKIL; encoded by the coding sequence ATGGAATGGTTTCAGGCTGCGCTCGATCGGTATAAACAACAACATCAGAGTCAGAATCGTCCGAGTTCCAGGTCCGCACGGAGCCAACCCATGAGGGCGGTGCCTGCCACGATTGTTTATACTCGCACGCGCTCGGTGCAGGTTCCCGAGTCGGTGCTTCGTGAACAGCGCATTCTGGCCGGGTTCGATGCAGGCCCCTTTGTGGATGCCTTTAAGATTCTCCGGACACAAATTCTGCACCGGGTAAGAGAGAAGGGATGGAACGTCATCGGCGTGACCAGTCCCGGCGCGGGGGAAGGGAAAACCTTCACGGCCGTCAATCTCGCCGCGAGCCTGGTCATGGATGTCACGCAATCCGTTCTGCTCGTCGATGCCAATCTCCGGCATCCGACCGTTCATGAGATGTTCGACCTCAAGTCCTGCAGGGGACTGGCAGACTATCTCCTCGACGATGTCCCGATCGAACAATTGCTGATCAATCCCGGTATCGGTCGTTTCGTCTTCCTCCCCGGAGGACATGCCGTATCCCATTCGGCAGAGGCCTTGACCTCACCGAAAATGATCGCGTTAGTCGAGGAGTTCAAACACCGTTATCAATCCAGGATGATTCTTTTCGACTTGCCGCCGTTGTTGGAAGCGTCCGACGTGTTGGCCTTCGCGCCATACCTCGATGCGTTATTGTTGGTGGTGCAAGAGGGACGAACGAAAGTCGAGGATGTCGAACGGTCCCTCGCACTGGTGAAACAGGCCGTTCCTGTATTGGGCACGGTGGTCAACAAGATCGGCTACTCGACAGCCACACCGGACGGCATGAAGAAAATACTGTAG
- a CDS encoding Tyrosine-protein kinase — protein MADHRRPQESESTVNLRDYLTVFQRRKTVIFFAASVLLCLSVTAAVLWPATYKSTATILIEEQEVPAELVHSTITSFADQRIEMIKQQVMSRSSLWKVVEQYDLYSGMRRNSTTEDVIKRFIKDIEVEVISADVIDKRTQHATKATIAFTVSYNSGMPETAQRVANELTTLFLGENLKSRERQAQETTTFLKQEAENLGQHIEEIEAKLAKFKQRANGALPELMPLNLQLMNQADRELMDLDQQIRSLEERKTYLEGELATIKPNTPIMSVTGERILDSLERLRALRAEYAGNAATFSPDHPDIIKMKQEIAALERETGMKPESEEIAKQVIDARAGLATLTDRLGQDHPDVLQAKRTIAGLERELRRIGSTATSKLLQRPENPAYINIQAQLNSAVSSLEALKTSRMSVKKRLQDYAKRIERTPEIEPDYLVLTRDRDTSAQKYQDIRSRLLEAKVSEGLEVQRKGERFSLIDPPGLPESPEKPNRKAIVLLGCILALAGGVGAAALAEHLDHSIRTPEQLLRVTQAFPLAVIPYMPNRADLACALRRRSRMRLGGLGAIALLLLLCHLFWTPLDVVWYATLRRFGIE, from the coding sequence ATGGCAGACCACCGACGACCGCAGGAATCAGAATCGACCGTCAACCTTCGAGATTACCTCACGGTCTTTCAGCGGCGAAAGACCGTCATTTTTTTCGCTGCGAGTGTGCTGCTGTGCCTGAGCGTGACAGCGGCGGTGCTCTGGCCGGCCACCTACAAATCCACCGCGACCATTCTGATCGAAGAGCAGGAGGTTCCGGCGGAACTGGTCCATAGCACGATCACCAGCTTTGCCGACCAGCGCATCGAAATGATCAAGCAGCAGGTGATGAGCCGGTCCAGCCTGTGGAAGGTGGTGGAACAATACGATCTCTATTCCGGCATGAGACGCAACAGCACGACCGAAGACGTGATCAAGCGTTTCATCAAGGACATCGAGGTCGAGGTGATCAGCGCCGATGTCATCGACAAACGCACGCAACATGCGACCAAGGCCACCATAGCGTTCACCGTGTCCTACAACAGCGGAATGCCGGAAACCGCCCAGCGGGTCGCCAATGAGCTGACCACTCTCTTCCTCGGCGAGAACCTCAAGAGCCGCGAGCGGCAGGCGCAGGAAACCACCACCTTCCTCAAGCAAGAGGCGGAAAATCTCGGACAACATATCGAAGAAATCGAAGCCAAACTGGCCAAGTTCAAGCAGCGGGCGAACGGCGCCCTGCCGGAGCTGATGCCGCTCAACCTTCAGCTCATGAACCAGGCCGACCGCGAGCTGATGGACCTGGATCAACAGATTCGAAGTCTCGAAGAGCGAAAGACCTATCTGGAAGGTGAACTCGCCACCATCAAGCCGAACACACCGATCATGTCGGTGACCGGGGAACGGATCCTCGATTCCCTCGAACGGTTGCGGGCCCTGCGGGCCGAATATGCCGGAAACGCCGCCACCTTCTCGCCTGACCACCCGGACATCATCAAAATGAAACAGGAAATCGCGGCGCTGGAACGGGAAACCGGAATGAAGCCCGAGAGCGAAGAGATCGCCAAACAAGTGATCGATGCCAGGGCCGGATTGGCGACGCTCACGGACCGTCTCGGGCAGGACCATCCGGATGTACTGCAGGCCAAGCGCACGATCGCCGGGTTGGAGCGGGAACTCAGGCGGATCGGTTCTACGGCGACGTCCAAGCTTCTGCAGAGGCCGGAAAACCCCGCCTATATCAATATCCAGGCACAACTCAATTCGGCGGTTTCATCCTTGGAAGCCCTGAAAACCAGCCGGATGAGCGTCAAAAAACGGCTCCAGGACTATGCGAAACGAATCGAGCGGACTCCAGAGATCGAACCGGACTATCTCGTCCTGACGCGCGACCGGGACACCTCCGCCCAGAAGTACCAGGACATCCGATCGCGATTGCTGGAGGCGAAGGTGTCGGAAGGCCTCGAAGTTCAGCGGAAGGGCGAACGGTTTTCCCTCATCGATCCGCCGGGGTTACCTGAAAGCCCCGAGAAACCGAACCGGAAGGCCATCGTCCTGTTGGGCTGTATCCTGGCGCTCGCGGGCGGGGTGGGAGCGGCCGCCCTAGCCGAGCATCTCGACCATTCGATTCGTACGCCGGAGCAGTTGCTGCGTGTCACACAGGCGTTCCCCCTGGCGGTCATTCCGTACATGCCGAACCGGGCGGATTTGGCCTGCGCACTGAGGCGTCGAAGCAGGATGAGGTTGGGAGGCCTGGGGGCGATTGCGCTGCTCCTCCTGCTCTGTCATCTCTTTTGGACGCCGCTGGATGTGGTGTGGTACGCGACGTTGAGAAGATTCGGCATCGAATAG
- a CDS encoding Periplasmic protein involved in polysaccharide export: protein MGRRRRRCFSGIIFGLVACACMVGSFLPCAYDEASASSGTPVADPGYLLGPEDVLFISVWKDEHLTREVVVRPDGMVSFPLVGDVAAEGRTVDELRSDLVKRLVKYIPNVNVTVAVTKVLSYKIYVVGRVSKPGEYLVGHYTDVLQALSLAGGLTPFAAENDIKVIRRVMGEQQVFGFRYGDVRKGRDLEQNILLQRGDVVMVP from the coding sequence ATGGGTCGTCGTAGACGGCGTTGTTTCTCCGGCATCATCTTCGGGCTCGTGGCCTGTGCCTGCATGGTCGGATCGTTCCTTCCCTGCGCCTACGACGAGGCAAGCGCGTCGTCCGGCACGCCGGTTGCCGATCCTGGGTATCTGCTCGGGCCGGAAGATGTGTTGTTCATTTCAGTCTGGAAAGACGAGCACCTCACAAGGGAAGTAGTCGTCAGGCCGGACGGCATGGTTTCGTTTCCGCTCGTCGGGGATGTGGCGGCGGAAGGCAGGACGGTCGATGAGCTTCGTTCCGACCTTGTAAAGCGCCTGGTCAAATACATTCCGAACGTGAACGTCACCGTCGCCGTGACGAAGGTCTTGAGCTACAAGATTTATGTCGTGGGGCGGGTGAGCAAGCCCGGCGAGTATCTGGTCGGTCACTATACCGACGTGCTTCAAGCGTTGAGCCTGGCGGGAGGACTGACCCCCTTCGCGGCGGAGAACGACATCAAGGTCATTCGCCGAGTGATGGGGGAACAACAGGTGTTTGGTTTCCGGTACGGCGACGTCCGGAAGGGAAGAGACCTGGAACAGAACATCCTCCTGCAACGCGGCGATGTCGTAATGGTGCCGTAG
- a CDS encoding Undecaprenyl-phosphate alpha-N-acetylglucosaminyl 1-phosphate transferase: MTSAVFFAFITSLFLCMALIPPLQLNAERWRFMDQPGERKVHANPIPRIGGIAFGSAALLSVFFWVPQDSVVAPVLLSALVILGFGIWDDRAGLNYKIKLVGQLIAVFVVAVIGGIRLDQLPFLYEQDAPLWLSLPVTVLFLVGAANAVNLSDGLDGLAGGLAFLSFAGIAYLSYLSGDVTVLVLASGFLGGLLGFLRYNTYPARIFMGDAGSQLLGFFMGVLVILLSDPSRDPFTPTVGLLVLGLPFLDTIAVMGHRLAKGRSPFIGDRNHVHHKLLALGFSHYEAVIVIYAIQAVMVGLAYLLRWQSDVMILSTYASFAAGMFALFFATERGGALLSLSSRGRVLEDTKLARAGLWLSDMAPRFLAVVVPLFLVVNVFLPGQVPIDVGYAAISLFAVVLLGLWLLPRHRSLFVRGGLYVGSAFLMYMGEQSGFPDIRPIYVTQNSVLAIIAILVLLSMRFSRGNRFQTTPLDYLMVFFALIVPLLPEMRTDMPTLSILAGKLIILYFAFELLLHTFADRVKQMGFVSLWILFGLGVRAWL; this comes from the coding sequence ATGACCAGCGCCGTCTTTTTTGCCTTCATTACGTCCCTGTTCCTGTGCATGGCGTTGATCCCGCCCTTGCAATTGAACGCGGAGCGGTGGCGGTTCATGGATCAGCCGGGGGAGCGGAAGGTCCACGCCAATCCCATTCCGCGGATCGGAGGCATCGCGTTCGGATCGGCCGCGCTGCTGTCCGTCTTCTTCTGGGTCCCGCAGGACTCGGTGGTTGCGCCGGTGCTGCTCAGCGCGTTGGTGATCCTGGGATTCGGGATCTGGGACGACCGTGCCGGGCTGAACTACAAAATCAAATTGGTCGGGCAACTGATCGCGGTGTTCGTCGTCGCCGTCATCGGCGGGATTCGATTGGATCAGTTGCCGTTTCTCTACGAGCAGGACGCACCGCTGTGGCTGAGTCTCCCCGTCACCGTGTTGTTCCTCGTCGGGGCCGCGAATGCGGTGAATCTTTCGGACGGCCTGGACGGCCTCGCGGGGGGGCTCGCCTTCCTGAGCTTCGCGGGGATTGCCTATCTCTCGTATCTATCCGGGGACGTGACGGTGCTCGTGCTGGCCTCGGGATTCCTCGGCGGACTGTTGGGGTTCCTGCGCTACAACACCTATCCGGCCCGTATTTTCATGGGAGATGCCGGCAGCCAGTTGCTCGGTTTCTTCATGGGAGTGCTCGTCATCCTGTTAAGCGATCCCTCGCGCGATCCCTTTACTCCGACGGTGGGGCTCTTGGTCCTAGGATTGCCGTTCCTGGATACGATCGCCGTCATGGGGCATCGGCTGGCGAAAGGCAGGTCCCCCTTTATCGGGGACCGAAACCATGTGCACCACAAGCTCCTGGCGCTGGGGTTCTCGCACTATGAGGCCGTCATCGTCATTTACGCGATCCAGGCCGTCATGGTCGGCCTCGCTTACCTGTTGCGCTGGCAATCGGATGTGATGATCCTCTCCACGTATGCCTCGTTCGCAGCCGGCATGTTCGCGCTGTTTTTCGCGACGGAACGAGGCGGCGCCCTGCTGTCCCTTTCGTCGAGAGGCCGAGTGCTTGAGGATACGAAATTGGCCAGGGCCGGACTCTGGCTGAGCGACATGGCGCCGCGTTTTCTGGCTGTCGTCGTGCCGCTGTTTCTGGTCGTGAACGTATTTCTTCCGGGGCAGGTGCCGATCGATGTCGGTTATGCCGCAATCAGTCTGTTCGCCGTCGTGCTGTTGGGTTTGTGGCTGCTTCCTCGCCATCGTTCGCTTTTCGTGCGCGGCGGCCTCTACGTCGGCAGCGCCTTTCTGATGTATATGGGCGAACAGTCCGGCTTCCCGGACATCCGGCCGATTTACGTCACCCAGAACAGCGTGCTCGCGATCATTGCCATCCTGGTTCTGCTCAGCATGCGGTTCAGCAGGGGAAACCGGTTTCAGACGACGCCACTGGATTACCTCATGGTGTTTTTCGCCTTGATCGTTCCGTTGCTTCCGGAAATGCGCACGGATATGCCGACTTTGAGCATCTTGGCCGGGAAATTGATCATTCTCTATTTCGCCTTCGAACTGTTACTCCATACATTCGCCGATCGGGTGAAACAGATGGGCTTCGTATCGCTATGGATTCTGTTCGGCTTGGGGGTGAGGGCATGGCTGTGA